The following proteins are encoded in a genomic region of Peromyscus eremicus chromosome 14, PerEre_H2_v1, whole genome shotgun sequence:
- the Ferd3l gene encoding fer3-like protein: MATYPESCLDATMLNFVADLSLASPRHPLLCDFPPGVPFGDRTLGFRERRPRRLSQFEETDQEEEVGEVVYEDREEEEEEGEGRERVASLLGRPKRKRIITYAQRQAANIRERKRMFNLNEAFDRLRRKVPTFAYEKRLSRIETLRLAIVYISFMTELLQSSEKKEAG; encoded by the coding sequence ATGGCCACCTATCCTGAGAGCTGCTTGGACGCTACCATGCTGAACTTTGTCGCAGATCTCTCTTTGGCCTCTCCGAGACACCCTCTTCTCTGCGACTTCCCACCTGGGGTCCCTTTTGGGGACCGGACACTGGGGTTCAGAGAGAGAAGACCCAGGAGGCTGTCGCAATTTGAGGAAACAGaccaggaggaagaggtgggtgaAGTGGTCTATGAGGAccgggaggaggaggaagaggagggagagggacgCGAGAGAGTAGCGTCCTTGCTGGGTCGCCCCAAAAGGAAAAGGATCATCACCTACGCCCAGCGCCAGGCCGCCAACATTCGGGAAAGGAAGAGGATGTTCAACCTGAACGAGGCCTTTGACCGGCTGCGCAGGAAGGTGCCCACCTTTGCTTATGAGAAGAGGCTGTCTAGGATCGAGACCCTCCGCTTGGCCATTGTCTATATTTCCTTCATGACGGAGCTCCTGCAGAGCAGCGAGAAAAAGGAGGCCGGCTAA